The following DNA comes from Erigeron canadensis isolate Cc75 chromosome 3, C_canadensis_v1, whole genome shotgun sequence.
ACATGGAAAAGGTGTCGATCTTTCAGACATCACAAGAAAGACGGCGTTACTGGTAGCTTGATGAAAAGCAAATCATGGGGTAGTATTGGAGAGGACATGGAAAAGACACCCGAAGGTTTCTTTCCTGTCTACGTTGGACCAGATAAACAACGGTTTGCTATTAAGACAAAATGTGTTAACCATCCGTCGTTCATTATGCTTCTAGAGGATGCAGAATCTGAATATAGTATACACTTTGATGGTCCAATTATGCTTCCGTGTGATGTGGATCTCTTCTGTAATGTGTTAGCGGAGATTAATGGAGGCTAATTAAAGATGTGGCGCCGCCACTTGTATGGAGCTTTTCGTTTGAACCGTGAACCCCGTTTACTCAAGTGGGAAATGACGTACAGTGCACATCAGAGAGGTA
Coding sequences within:
- the LOC122591728 gene encoding auxin-responsive protein SAUR71-like, whose protein sequence is MESVKRDNAKKNFLAKTWKRCRSFRHHKKDGVTGSLMKSKSWGSIGEDMEKTPEGFFPVYVGPDKQRFAIKTKCVNHPSFIMLLEDAESEYSIHFDGPIMLPCDVDLFCNVLAEINGG